From Neospora caninum Liverpool complete genome, chromosome VIII, a single genomic window includes:
- a CDS encoding Hypothetical low complexity protein, related, producing the protein MFGNTAAANTSPSSSSSGGTGGGLFGSTAAPFASSSSSLFGSAGVSKPGGLFGAAAPAGTGAASTGLFGGATGSSSSLFGASSSSSSGQSAAPLGAGTGLFGLATSSAKPSLFGSAAPAASTAGAQISSTGTASSSGSNLFGGLAKPAGASTTTGAASGGLFGASTGAQTASGTAGGGLFGASTGAQTASGTAGGGLFGASTGAQTASGTAGGGLFGASTGAQTASGTAGGGLFGASTGAQTTSGAAGGGLFGASTGAQTASGAAGGGLFGASTGAQTASGAAGGGLFGASTGAQTASGTAGGGLFGASTGAQTASGAAGGGLFGASTGSQTAAGALGAAAAATAPAASGGLFGATASASQPSTLGVGLFSSNKNAGETQTSGTSLFGGGASSGTQTTSLFGASQGTGAAATAAAAPATGALGLFGSAKPGASAPSVGAGAQSADKHAAAKGAEPPACAAPAEGAKAGTGGASGLLGSTSLFGGAKAASGDATSGTTTSLFGASATPAAPASTKPGDSASASQPSIFGAGLGSASTATSGSAGSAAAGGLFGAAAPAAGAKAPEKPGEAGPAAASTSAAGAISQTLPAPQQVALETLQHERVEEVLAKWEKRLQRRVRRFNEVAEEVGSVEKAMIEESKKLHALREEQIKIEKRQTYICDFIDGLERQQRDLLTLLAAVEASVLRQIPQANGDLTLSGDAPLPQRVQRSWEAETGCQSSEEELLSRRLRNIDEQLSDVGLALSEATERLQPGPLGTVAQVLGIHQAALQASWRQANELQQRMDALQRRTSDAKNGTE; encoded by the coding sequence ATGTTCGGGAACACGGCAGCTGCAAACACGTCcccgtcctcctcttcatcggGGGGGACGGGGGGCGGTCTCTTTGGCTCGACTGCCGCGCCttttgcttcgtcttcttcgtccctgtTCGGCTCCGCGGGAGTTTCTAAGCCGGGCGGCCTCTTCGGCGCTGCGGCACCGGCAGGAACGGGCGCAGCTTCCACCGGTCTCTTTGGAGGCGCGACTGGGagctcttcgtcgctctttgGGGCTTCgagttcctcttcgtcgggcCAATCAGCGGCGCCTCTGGGCGCAGGGACAGGGCTCTTCGGCTTGGCAACCTCTTCTGCGAAACCGTCCCTTTTCGGTAgcgccgcgcctgcagcctcGACGGCCGGTGCACAGATTTCCTCCACTGGAACAGCGTCAAGTTCCGGGAGCAACCTCTTTGGTGGTTTGGCAAAGCCGGCTGGGGCCTCGACAACAACTGGAGCGGCGAGTGGCGGCCTCTTTGGGGCTTCGACTGGCGCCCAAACAGCCAGTGGAACGGCGGGTGGCGGCCTCTTTGGGGCTTCGACTGGAGCCCAAACAGCCAGTGGAACGGCGGGTGGCGGCCTCTTTGGGGCTTCGACTGGAGCCCAAACAGCCAGTGGAACGGCGGGTGGCGGCCTCTTTGGGGCTTCGACTGGAGCCCAGACTGCCAGTGGAACGGCGGGTGGCGGCCTCTTTGGGGCTTCGACTGGAGCCCAAACAACCAGTGGAGCGGCGGGTGGCGGCCTCTTTGGGGCTTCGACTGGAGCCCAAACAGCCAGTGGAGCGGCGGGTGGCGGCCTCTTTGGGGCTTCGACTGGAGCCCAAACAGCCAGTGGAGCGGCGGGTGGCGGCCTCTTTGGGGCTTCGACTGGAGCCCAAACAGCCAGTGGAACGGCGGGTGGCGGCCTCTTTGGGGCTTCGACTGGAGCCCAAACAGCCAGTGGAGCGGCGGGTGGCGGCCTCTTTGGGGCCTCCACTGGCTCCCAAACAGCGGCTGGAGCCCTAGGggctgcggctgccgcgACCGCGCCCGCAGCGAGCGGGGGTCTCTTCGGGGCGACCGCGAGCGCCTCGCAGCCCTCGACCCTGGGGGTGGGGCTCTTTTCGTCTAACAAAAACGCGGGCGAAACACAGACGAGCGGCACGTCGCTCTttggaggcggcgcgagtAGTGGGACTCAGACCACGAGTCTCTTTGGAGCCTCACAGGGGACAGgggcagcggcgacggctgcggcggctccgGCAACCGGGGCGCTGGGCCTCTTTGGATCGGCGAAGCCTGGGGCCTCTGCACCCAGTGTCGGGGCTGGCGCGCAGTCCGCAGACAAGCATGCGGCCGCAAAAGGCGCAGAACCACCGGCCTGTGCAGCCCCAGCCgaaggggcgaaggcggggacTGGAGGGGCGAGTGGCCTCCTGGGGTCTACATCGCTGTTTGGCGGCGCAAAGGCTGCCAGTGGAGACGCCACCTCTGGAACAACGACGTCGCTTTTCGGCGCCTCTGCGACgccagcagcgcctgcaTCCACGAAGCCTGGAGActccgcgtctgcctcgcagcCGTCGATCTTTGGAGCGGGGCTGGGCTCGGCTTCGACCGCGACCTCGGGGAGCGCCGGAAGCGCAGCCGCTGGTGGCCTCTTTGGGGCCGCTGCGCCGGCAGCGGGTGCGAAGGCCCCGGAGAAGCCGGGGGAGGCGGGGCCCGCTGCAGCGTCAACGAGTGCTGCCGGTGCCATCTCGCAGACTCTGCCAGCGCCTCAGCAAGTCGCTCTGGAGACGCTCCAGCACGAGCGTGTGGAAGAAGTTTTGGCCAAGTGGGAGAAGCGGCTCCAGCGCCGTGTCCGGCGGTTCAATGAAGTCGCGGAGGAAGTGGGGAGTGTGGAGAAAGCGATGATTGAAGAGAGCAAGAAGCTACACGCTCTGCGGGAAGAACAGATCAAGATTGAGAAGCGCCAAACGTACATCTGCGACTTCATTGATGGGCTCGAGCGCCAGCAAAGGGACTTGCTGACGCTTTTGGCCGCCGTGGAAGCTTCGGTTCTCAGGCAGATTCCCCAAGCGAATGGCGACCTCACACTTTCCGGGgacgcgcctcttccgcagCGTGTGCAAAGATCGTGGGAAGCAGAGACCGGCTGTCAGTCGTCTGAAGAGGAGCTCTTGTCGAGGCGGTTGAGAAACATCGACGAGCAACTCAGCGACGTGGGGCTCGCCTTATCCGAGGCAACCGAGAGACTCCAGCCGGGCCCTCTCGGCACCGTCGCGCAGGTTCTTGGCATCCACCAAGCTGCTCTGCAGGCCTCCTGGCGACAAGCAAATGAGCTCCAGCAGCGAATGGATGCTCTTCAGCGGCGCACCTCGGACGCGAAAAACGGCACCGAGTGA